A stretch of the Microcoleus sp. FACHB-672 genome encodes the following:
- the mtnA gene encoding S-methyl-5-thioribose-1-phosphate isomerase yields MSNTNQVYPVIWQEDRVVLIDQTRLPAEYTVVEISRYEDMAEAIVTMIVRGAPAIGVAAAYGVYLGAREIQTEDRSEFLNQLEKIAEILRSTRPTAVNLFWAISRMLNTARQTLGPVDYLKQVLLEMAQTIQAEDLQTCKDIGDRGLEVLPRTPEKLRILTHCNAGALATAGYGTALGVVRSAWSAGRLERVYADETRPRLQGAKLTAWECVHEGIPVTLITDNMAAHCMNQGLIDAVVVGADRIAANGDAANKIGTYSLAIVAKAHKIPFFVAAPLSTIDFQLTDGSLIPIEERDPSEVYQVGETRLTPVGVEFYNPAFDVTPAEYITAIVTEYGAVAPSELQQFQTKQAV; encoded by the coding sequence ATGTCTAATACAAACCAGGTGTATCCCGTTATTTGGCAAGAAGATCGCGTTGTACTGATCGATCAAACTCGCTTGCCGGCTGAGTATACGGTTGTCGAAATTAGCCGCTATGAAGACATGGCAGAGGCTATTGTAACGATGATTGTGCGAGGTGCACCGGCAATTGGTGTCGCGGCTGCTTATGGGGTGTATCTGGGTGCGCGAGAAATTCAAACAGAGGATCGTAGCGAATTTTTAAATCAGCTGGAAAAAATCGCTGAAATATTGCGTTCAACTCGTCCGACAGCCGTTAATTTGTTTTGGGCGATCAGCCGGATGTTAAATACGGCGCGTCAAACGCTGGGTCCGGTTGATTACCTCAAACAAGTCTTGCTAGAAATGGCACAAACCATTCAAGCGGAAGATTTGCAAACTTGTAAAGATATTGGTGATCGCGGTTTAGAAGTTTTGCCTCGAACCCCGGAAAAATTGCGAATTTTGACCCATTGCAATGCCGGCGCTTTGGCAACTGCCGGCTACGGAACTGCTTTAGGTGTGGTGCGATCTGCATGGAGTGCAGGACGTTTAGAAAGGGTTTATGCAGATGAAACTCGCCCCCGTTTGCAAGGCGCAAAATTAACAGCTTGGGAATGTGTACATGAAGGAATTCCTGTTACGCTAATCACCGATAATATGGCGGCGCACTGCATGAACCAAGGGCTAATTGATGCCGTTGTTGTAGGCGCAGATCGCATTGCTGCGAATGGTGATGCGGCGAATAAAATTGGCACATACAGTTTAGCAATTGTTGCCAAAGCTCATAAAATTCCCTTCTTTGTGGCTGCACCGCTTTCAACGATTGATTTTCAGTTGACTGACGGCAGTTTGATTCCGATTGAAGAACGTGATCCCTCTGAAGTTTACCAAGTGGGTGAAACGCGGCTGACGCCAGTGGGAGTTGAATTTTACAATCCTGCCTTTGATGTGACGCCGGCAGAATATATTACGGCAATTGTGACCGAATATGGCGCAGTCGCTCCTAGTGAGTTACAACAGTTTCAGACTAAACAAGCGGTTTAA
- a CDS encoding ABC transporter ATP-binding protein: MANVRLEEITRRFGGVTAIEEITFEVPDGEFWVLVGPSGCGKSTIMRTIAGLESATTGNLYIGDTLVNGVPARARDVAMVFQNYALYPHMTVADNLAFGLKMRKTDSTKIRERVETVARSLNLDHLLNRKPKQLSGGQQQRVALGRAIAREPKVFLLDEPLSNLDAQLRDDTRAELKQLHHRLGITTIYVTHDQVEAMTLADKIVVLNRGRIQQIGDPQTIYARPANRMVAAFLGNPPMNILPAIYTESGFQVNEQFIPCVPAIRDKIRPTEGQAFDLGIRPEHIQIENSNLTDNYLKKDETLHSARLTVEVKVVEPLGRETLIRAGLAGSSSFLNIQAPANWRGRPDDRISVQLDLTQLFVFDPSAGDLLYPV; encoded by the coding sequence ATGGCAAACGTTCGTTTAGAAGAAATCACTCGCCGCTTTGGTGGCGTCACTGCAATTGAAGAGATTACCTTTGAAGTCCCTGATGGTGAATTCTGGGTGTTAGTGGGTCCCTCTGGGTGCGGCAAGTCTACAATTATGCGGACAATTGCCGGCTTAGAATCTGCAACAACCGGCAATCTTTATATCGGTGATACGCTGGTAAATGGAGTGCCGGCGAGGGCGAGAGATGTGGCAATGGTGTTCCAAAATTACGCACTTTATCCCCACATGACGGTAGCAGACAACCTCGCATTTGGCTTAAAAATGCGAAAAACTGACTCCACAAAAATTCGGGAACGAGTTGAGACTGTGGCGCGGTCACTCAACCTTGATCACCTCCTGAACCGCAAACCAAAACAACTATCAGGCGGACAACAACAGCGGGTTGCATTAGGACGGGCAATCGCACGGGAACCCAAGGTATTTTTGTTAGATGAACCGTTGTCAAATTTAGACGCGCAATTACGGGATGATACACGGGCAGAATTAAAACAGTTGCACCACCGGCTTGGCATTACAACAATTTATGTCACCCACGATCAAGTAGAGGCAATGACGCTGGCTGATAAAATTGTGGTGCTTAACCGGGGAAGAATTCAGCAGATTGGCGACCCCCAAACAATTTATGCCCGACCGGCTAACCGCATGGTAGCGGCATTTTTAGGCAATCCCCCGATGAATATTTTGCCGGCAATCTATACTGAAAGCGGGTTTCAGGTAAATGAGCAATTTATCCCTTGTGTGCCGGCAATTCGAGACAAAATCCGACCAACTGAAGGGCAAGCTTTTGATTTAGGAATTCGCCCAGAACACATCCAAATTGAAAATTCCAACTTAACTGATAATTACCTAAAAAAAGATGAAACACTTCACTCAGCACGATTAACCGTTGAAGTGAAGGTCGTAGAACCCTTGGGACGGGAAACTTTAATTCGTGCTGGGTTGGCCGGGTCAAGTAGTTTCTTAAATATTCAAGCCCCAGCAAATTGGCGTGGACGTCCGGATGATCGAATTTCTGTGCAACTCGATCTCACCCAACTTTTTGTATTCGATCCGTCTGCCGGTGATCTGCTTTACCCGGTGTAG
- a CDS encoding HD domain-containing protein, giving the protein MILSKRFTEALTFATQLHATQTRKGSGIPYIAHLLGVASIALEYGANEDEAIAALLHDAIEDQGGAATREEIRRRFGDNVTEIVDGCTDSDMTPKPPWRQRKEAYIAHIATASASVRLVSSADKLYNAGSILKDYRVVGESLWERFKGGKDGSLWYYRSLVEAFRKAGSTPLVEELDRVVSQIEQLVNKI; this is encoded by the coding sequence ATGATACTCTCAAAACGATTTACCGAAGCCTTAACCTTTGCAACCCAGTTGCACGCTACCCAAACTCGCAAGGGTAGTGGTATTCCTTACATTGCTCATTTATTAGGCGTAGCAAGTATCGCGCTTGAATATGGAGCGAATGAAGATGAAGCAATCGCCGCATTGCTTCATGATGCAATTGAAGATCAAGGGGGTGCTGCGACGCGGGAAGAAATTCGCCGCCGGTTTGGAGATAACGTGACAGAAATTGTAGACGGCTGCACAGACAGCGACATGACTCCCAAACCCCCGTGGCGGCAGCGTAAAGAAGCTTATATTGCCCACATTGCCACAGCTTCGGCTTCGGTGCGACTTGTCTCATCAGCTGATAAACTATACAATGCCGGCTCAATTCTTAAAGATTATCGCGTCGTGGGAGAATCACTTTGGGAGCGCTTTAAAGGAGGAAAAGATGGCTCTCTTTGGTATTATCGATCTTTAGTAGAGGCATTCCGCAAAGCCGGCTCAACGCCTTTAGTTGAAGAATTAGACCGGGTGGTTTCCCAGATAGAACAGCTCGTGAATAAAATTTAA